TAAAGAAACTTCGTCTGCGTGATGCAAGATTTTTATTTCGTCCACATCTTTAATCAAAATGGATGCCTAAATCCTACCGTCAGTTGCAATTTCAAAAAGTCTCAATTCCCCGCAACTGATCTAAGCTCCATGTACACCATTCTCAGcattcattcaaacattttccCAAACACGTAGAGTTGTATCTAGCTGCAGTAACCTTTTTCACAACAAACACACAAGGAAATATTAATCGACAACTATAGAAAACCTACCATCACAATCAAAAATGAAGGTCTCGACAGAGTCAATGAGCTGGTCAGGGTCCTTGAGCTGCTCAGCGGATGCGCGGGGGCTCACAGCTCTCAAAGAAGCAGAAGCATCCATTTTCCTCTTACTGAGACTCCATTCAACAATGGGACGAAGAGAATTGCACAGTGATGGGTTGGCAACAGAAGGGATTCTCTTGGAGAAGTTGAATCTGTTCTGAGGATTCAAGAAGAGAGTGGAAGAAGATGAGGAGACTGCAACAGCTGCTGACAGTTTGGTAGTCAGCATTTTCTAAGGGGGTGTTGTGGTATTCTTTCTTCTTGGTTGGGGGTGTTGGGGTGTTCATGGTTGGTTGGATTGTTAGTTATTGGATGAGGTGGAAATATGAGTGGATGCACCTTCTTTTATCCAATCTCACAAAAATtgtgattcttgaaatttagggggttttttttaatttaaatttttgggtggatgaaataaaatagtgaACTAGACaggcatttttctttttcttatttttttgggggagataattatatatgttatatattgaattatataactgaaatgatttttttttttaaatttaatttttagagtaAATGACTTTAAAAAAAGCTTTATCAACAAATACAGTATCTTCTATTGCTTCCTAAAAGATTCTAAAAACACTAGAAGGAAGCTAGACAGGGGTTCGGACAAAAAACTTTAGATTTGCCACTTAAGAATGACCTTGGAGTTCGATTATGGAGTGACTAGTGAGTACACACGGAAGATAAAAGGACAAGATCAGTAACAAGTAATTGCCTAGTTGACAAGCAGGAGCGAGTGAGGGTGGGGATGGGGGGTGCAGGCGCtgtctttatttattaatagcTATACAGTTTTTCTTTGTCTTATGAGTTAATTGAGCTACTTGAGTCGACTATCCCAACAAGaggaaaaaatgaagtaaGGCTATACTGATCTAATAGCAAGCTAGCTTTCATAAAGAACTAGTGACTTTGGGTGACTAATAACGAaaaataaactctctaaaaagAAGATATAACTCATTGGATTATAGCGCCATACACTGTTTCACACAATTATCCATTGccctttataaaattacatgtatgTCCTTCAATGGTTTCAATGTGATTTAACTCTTGAGGTGTACTTGTAAAACTTTTGCTATTGGCTTGATCCTCCTCAattgggggtggggtggggtggggggcacattgttttttaaagaataattgGATTTGAAGTAAATAAGATGACGATAAAGTTCATTTATGTTGTATTCGGATCGAGAAATATGAAAcgaataatttcaaatttatagtGATAGATTTATCGAACTTATTTGGATAGTTTAATGATACTTATTTCACCATATTatcatgaaatatattttctttccaactctatttaaaaaaaaaaaaaaagataattaccaataattaaaaattaatttaaatcatcacgctttacttttatataggaattaaaattactaatgtgtatttaataaattaataaatgcaatacttcaaatgatataataaattatttttatttagaagaatcaaaatacgcacaataaatatgttttttaagAATTAGGGTAAATGCTATTTGGTCCCTTAAGTTTTCATCTAAAATTACtttagtcccgtaagtttatttcttgactttagcatttttaaactttaatttttgtttcagcTTGTTCCCTGTTACCATTTTTCAGCAAAAACTTGACCGGAGTTTTGACTTTTTGGAGggtaaaatgatcaatttaagttttattttatcacgtttattctataaaattatcaaatttgtcatttttagaaagaaaattattattttttttatattttcatatggtGAATACGATGTAATTatcttgtataaaaaataaaaactttgaaCTATTGTGAACTTagtaatatacatattatttaacttaaaataaaataatctcttcttttttttttttcaaaagtgacaaaaaaatcaaaattatgaatattttttataaaacctatctaatctaaaaatacaattaaaaaatataaattgattttttaatcttaGAAGTTAAAGACaagtctaataaaattaaatcttaacaatatttatttgatattaacaaccacaattttgaagaaaaagtttGTGGAATGAACTTTTAActagattattaatttagtggttttatatatatataaaattcactTTAAagagttttaattatttttttattaaatgaaaccatatatttaaaaaaacctctaaatattaatattatatatatatgaaattcacaaaaaaatatagttaaaaagcATATTCTACTaacttgtttttttaaaaaacccaaatattaataactatttttaaggtttaaattttttaaatttatctttaacttaaaaaatacgatttagatttgttttattatattttcaaattatatatatttttataaaatttattcacaatttttttttaattttaagttaagcaATATATTCTTGTTATGTTCACAAGAAAGTTCTCATTAttcatataagataaaaacaatATGTCGacaataaaaaacataagaaaaaagttacttttttatttaaaaaaaagacaaatttgataattttacaaacttaaaaaattaatgtgataaaatcaaacttattgACACCATTTTACCATTAAAAGAGTCAATATCCGGCCATATTTTTGCCGAAAAATTGTCAGAATAATCAaatagagacaaaaattaaaattttaaggatgagaatgtcaagaaatgaacttgaaagattaaattaattttaaacgtAATTTAAGGGACCGGATGTCGCatttaccctaaaaataattattctttattgacgccaatttgatttttttttatggtgttgtaaaaaaatatattaatataaaatttttaatttttaaaatattaaataacagtAACATAGGGAATTACATTAATTCGAAAAAGTGGTACACTGCGCAAAAGGTATTGTACCTCCCCCGTGTATATATAAGCCCTAATCATAATGTTGCCAGTACACTCGCAAACGAATCTACTAAGAAGCACACACTGAAATTCTCTCTCCCCGCCCCCCGAGCTCATGCCCTCCGCCACCCCCACCGCCGCTGCCGCGGCCGCAGCCTCCAGTGGCCTGAACCATAATTCAACTTTTCCTCTCTCCTTCAAAACCGAACTCAAGCCATTTTCTCAGCAGGCCTCCGAGATGCTAGACCCGTCGTCGTCTTCTTCATCCGGTCCAATCCGCATCGACGGATCCGAACACGACGCCGCACTATCCAAATCCGAGTTCCTGACCCGACCCGAAGTTATAAACCGCCGTGCTCGCAGAGTTAAACAGCTCGCCCGGATTTACCGTGACCACTACTGGGCGTTAATGGAGGAGCTTAAATTGAAGTACAGAGAGTACTATTGGGAGTACGGAAAGAGCCCCTTTCTAGACGATGAGGAGAATGAAAAGATGAATTCGAATCGCGGGGATTGCACTGGGTCAACTGCAGAGAATCCTGGTAATGGGAATTTGGGGATTAATGGTGGGAGTGTTAATAGTAATGTTGCAAGCAGATGTGGGGTCCATGGTTGCAAGGCGAAGGCGATGGCTTTGACTAGATTTTGCCATATGCATATACTGTCTGACGCTAAACAGAAGCTTTATAAGGCTTGCAGTTTCTCCATAAAGaggtttgttttattttctcttttcttttccagaTTTTTTCTGAGAATGAACTGCTAGTTATACATTGTATCTAGGCTTCAGCTATTGCGCGGATATGCTAATTTTTTGGTGTTCTGCatcagaaattattttatgcatCCGCTGTACGGTATTAATTCGCTACCATTGGGAAATTAGATTCCATagcacaaaagaaaaaaacacacaatgaaatacaaacttgtattgTTGGCGAGACGAGGAATGGCTGCACCAAAATCATGCATGCATGTCATAACTACTCTGCCTGTAAAAATCGCATTTGTTGCTGTATGACAAGAATTGTCTAGCAATAATCGTTAACATTTCTGCCTCTTCAATTATTAGATAAGGTGGGTTAAGGTTGATATCATATAAAGTGCTTTAATCGGTGTAACTTGATTGTGTTACACAGTGAGAATTGTATGGGGAATATTTATTTCCTCTGTGCTTAATGTGAACGTGTTTCATCCAGCTAATGTGCGTCTCTGCTGATTGGTCTTCTGGAAATTgtgctttgattttgttgaaaagaGAAGTGTTTACTTTCACTCGCAAAGATGTTGATTGGAGAGAGTTTTATCCTCATATCATTCTGGGAGCACTTGTGAATGGATGTTGCATGTAGGTGTTAAACTTTTAAGATACTGGTTCTTTTATCCTTGAGAGTTTCAGGGAACTTTGTCGTTGATTTGAAATCCATCTATAGACCCTTCATTTTGTTTGCATGTGATAATCTAGAGGTATATGAAAGGACTTTTACTGCAACTAAAGATAAAAGGTAGAGACATTTAAAAGTTCACTCAGGTGGTAATGTAGGTTCTGCTTATGAGGAAATAGGTTATTCCAACATGTTCAGGTAAACATTTCATATAGTTTTCTTTTGAAGATTATGCAGTGATGTTGAAGAATCAATGATTTATAGGGATGTTTGGTATCAATGATTTAGAATAGTGCTGGCAATAGCAAGTACTCACTGTTGAACTTTTAACTAAGAAATATGAAGACATAAAATACCTTCATGccaatatttcttaatttgagCAACCTCTTGTGCGAGGATGGGTTGCATCTGAACTGCTTATTACCATCACGATGAAGGTGGTAAATCCATGAAATTGATGATCTGGACAGTACTTGGCTTACTGTCCTCATGCTTCATGTTTGGAAGATTATTACATTGATAAAGGTTTTGGTATGCTTTGAAAACTCTCATATATGCTCCAACTGTTTTCATTGCATTTCCAAAATGTTTGTTTTGGTTGCTCAGATCTGCTAGAACCAATACATTTTAACGTGGATTGCCATTTTTGGGATTCTCACtattttgaatcaaattatAGTGCTTGGTACATTTGGCTAAATTTGTGCTGACTTAATTTGACCAGTCAAATGTGTGATTCAGGCGCCAAGTccataaattagatttaattaaatccaccATTGCTAACACATATTGCTTCCATTCTGCTAGGCAGACCCTATTGTCTTATCATCTGACACTAGTTTCAATGGTGGTTTCTGATAATTGACTGTCACCAGTTTCGTTGTCGATTCATAAatattggaagaaaaagaaatctgGTTTGGAAAACAGATTTTATAATagatttctgatttttttcaaaatattttttcataacatGTTACTAACCTGTTGTTCTTTAACTAAATAGATGATTGGATTTGGATCTCTAGACCATATGCTATGTGCAGTTTGTTCAACCAATATGATATATTGCAACCCATTTTCTTAATCTATCTGACTGAACCAGATGTTATGTGCAAGCTACTTAAATGCAACAATAGATGATATAATTTCCAACATGTCAGCTATTGCAGTCACAATCAGAAACCCTAAAAATGTATTGCTAAAGTACATAGATGCCTTACTGCGCGTAAGATGATTCAGACTTTGGTAATTATaaccattttccttttttttgaaCTTGGTTATCATTACTCTACAAGGTTTAGGAGTTGTCCAATAGTATCACATAACTTTTCATAATTGGGTCTATAgggtttttctttcttaggtGCATGCAGCATAACTTTTCTGTCTCCACAATTTGAATTCTTCTCAAATACCCAGCGACCACTCATTAGTTCATTCTTTTATGTTCTGAGGCAAGAGGAATGATCATATATTGGAAGAATAgaattatcttaatatttgcCACAGTTGCTGGAAACTGTTGAACAGTACAAAGAAAGGTGCTACAAGGTATCTGCTTTACCCCACCCTGCTTCTTGCTGGTGTCCATGTATGAGAATTGTCCTTGTGGAGTGCTTTTCTTGGTCTAtgccaaataaaattaagagcTCCACTTTCTCGAAAGCTCTGTGTTTTACTTAAGCCCCTTCGAGTTCATTAATTTGTTGGATGGTGCTTGCCGCCATTCCTACTTCCATGTGTATCAATCGATCAAAGAAGAAATGTTTCGCATACTCACAAAAGATTAGCTCAGCAAAAATCATGGAATGGTAACCAACATTGATACTACTACGTTACATGGGTCAAAGAAATTGCAGAATCAGAAGCTGAGAATTATGTTTGATTCTTGCCTCAATGCTCCAGGAAGATACTGAGAATTGAAGAATATAAAAGACAAGAGTATCCTCAATGAGCTTTGGATAATTTTGGGTGGCATAGATTCATTTTGGGATCATACTGGTATGCTTGTTTCATTGAATGAATACTTATGTAGTTGGGAGATTCAGAAGTAATTGAATCAATCATTTATAGTGACCTGTCGAAACTCAATTTCCAATTCAACATATAACTATGGAGAATAAACAATCTAAGCTATCTGAAATTTGATTCAGTATCAAATTTGAGTTGAGTTGTTTGAATACCAAGGTTTAacatctttttctattttaggCTCACTTAGTTGGATACGCGTCCCAAATTTATTGATCATGTTCCCTTCTCTGGTTTTCCTATAAAAGCTCCATGCGCTAAAGTGCCAGTTAAAGTAATGATGTGGCATTGTTAATCTTGACTACTAGTTTTGGGTGGAACATATTGAAGATACTAAACAGCTCTCACCTGTTTACTTTCATTTGGCTCCTGTATTCAGTCAAAATGGACCCATAGATTAGGATGGACGGCGtcataaattgcattaaacatATATCAAGTGAGTTGTGTTTTGCTTCTTGATTCAAGCTTGTTTGCGCTAAACTCATAAAAGACAAAGTCACGCTTAGACACATTTCCAAGCTTATTAGATCATATGTCAATCAAAACAGTTGTATGTTATGCCACCAATATGTGCTTTTGGGGTGCTCATGTGGTTTGGTGTGAGCCCCAACTTTATTTTACTTTAGTGCAACACTTCGTATTCATGTGCAAAATGATGAGCCAATAACTAATCCTAATTGTTCATGAACTCATTACATACCATATTCTGTTTCCTTGGTGAAATTTGTATTTGGACTATTGCAGTGGAAATATGTGTACTGATTTAAGAATGACAGCAACACTCACATACAGAACCTGTATGCAATAACAAAGTGTCCTTCATTGGATTCCAGTTTTCCTGCCTATACCATTTTCCAGACCTTTTTCTTGCCCAATTTAAGAACAACATCAGCACTCATATATATCATGAGTTGTTACGCTATGTcaaaagaagaatattttcttctcagGAAAAACAATTCATTGAAAGGGTATTCTGCACCCAGAGATAACGCCCATAAatgtttgtaatattttcgtctatatatgcatgtataaatATGATCTGAGTGCAATAAAAGTATACTTAAATGGAAATTGTaccataatatattatatagtttcTGATGCAGCTGTTGCCTTCTCCTTAAAAGAGGCATGCTGCTGTCTCATTGCCCTGTGCATGTAACACAGGCTAAACCATAAGGCCGTAAAACATTTCAGAATTAATGATGCAGTTTGCTAGTAACTTGTGGTTTTTCCGAGTATATATGCACCTTggcaattaatatatttgttattttttgttctttcactGTCATCCTTTAAGATGGTTTCATTCTGAGCTTCCTGTGGTTAcagaaaagattttattttagctttcttttcgattttttttcgCAACTTCAGTAATTTGGATTCTCAATTTGCTTCCTCGGGTATGTCGGGGAAAGATGAAGCTGATAACCATTTAATATGTAGTTCAGCCGTTGTCCACGTTACCAATCCCATTGATTAAAAAGACACCTTATAATCATTTAAATTGAACCCAAAGGATGTTTTTGTTCTGTGCAAATAATAATCGATgaatccttttcttttttgcatgTGTAATTTCTGTAGGATAACTGGTATGATTTCTGCTGTTTTTCCCTAGTATAAGGATTTTCGTTTTGTACCCGTTGTGCAGTCTTAACTAGAACGTTACCTATTAGCTAAAACATTTTCGGTTTCTGATTCTGTCTCTACTTgaaaatcttttcttttgctgaAAATGATAagttctcttttctttcttggttcCTCGTGTCAGTTCCACTACAGGACCTATACTCTGCGGAAAACCAATACTGAGATCAACTGTTCCTTCCTATTGCCCTCTCCATTTCCAAAAAGCTGAGAAGCATATGGTACGTGCTCTCAAAAAGGCTGGTCTCAACGTCTCCTCAACAAGTAAGCTTGCTCCTAAATTCCATGTCATAATCGCGGAATATGTCCGCCAAATCCAGCAAAAGAGAAGAGCTGCACAAAAGGCAAATCTTGAAAATGCCGAAGTCGTTAAGGAGGAAAACAATTCTTGATACTCTTGCTCATGCATGACATATATGCTGTAGAATATGCATTCTTTTATTCCTTGAGCGAGTTGGTGAAGTTGCAGAGTGTAAATCGAAAAAGGAACTTATCAATGGCTAGTGGATACATCTGGACTAACTCAAGCTTAGTATGAGACAATCAGACATGAAACTTGGTAGATGAAATATTGTGCATATTAGAGGTACCATTTGCTGCTTGATTTATCcttgcatttttcctttaACTCAGCATTGTCGGCCGGAGCTTGCGGTATTCAGTATAACtgagagaaagaaataatgtTTATTTGAATCTAATGTAATATACATGTGCACTGTAAGATTTGGGCGTGTACAAAGTTTTGACTTAGAATATCTTTGATTTGTTCCAATAATCGGTTGATTGATGCTTTAGaatgtttgaatttgagtTCTGATGGTCTTGAGACTTGAGAGCATTTTGAGATCATTCTGTATAAATAGATTAGCATAGATGAAATGCAATTAGAGTGTGAATAAATTCAGTCCAGAATACTATTGTCTGTTCAagctttattattaatttaattgagtttgAATGTGTTTTAATAAgttgcaatttttattattataactaCAGGATGCCTAAATTCgtaaaacttgaaatttcaTTATGTATCTAAAGTAACTTAACTTGTAAAAGAaccaaattgcatttttgtccTGTATATTAAGAGGCGTGGCACTACAAGGATACCCAGATATAGAAATGGCAATTTAATAACATTATGTATCTAATTTTACTCAATTTGAGAACTCCAATCATCAGAATACCCAAATCTGTTCTGAATGAGCTAGTTTGACATCTTTTAGGGTTTTGGAATTGGGGTTGCGATTGACTTAgcagggggggggggtgagTTCATGTTAGTTAGAACTATGACATGGAAAAGAaacttgcaattttagtcctctatattttaaaagttggtAATTGTGGTCCTATAACTAA
The window above is part of the Sesamum indicum cultivar Zhongzhi No. 13 linkage group LG7, S_indicum_v1.0, whole genome shotgun sequence genome. Proteins encoded here:
- the LOC105166878 gene encoding INO80 complex subunit D-like yields the protein MPSATPTAAAAAAASSGLNHNSTFPLSFKTELKPFSQQASEMLDPSSSSSSGPIRIDGSEHDAALSKSEFLTRPEVINRRARRVKQLARIYRDHYWALMEELKLKYREYYWEYGKSPFLDDEENEKMNSNRGDCTGSTAENPGNGNLGINGGSVNSNVASRCGVHGCKAKAMALTRFCHMHILSDAKQKLYKACSFSIKSSTTGPILCGKPILRSTVPSYCPLHFQKAEKHMVRALKKAGLNVSSTSKLAPKFHVIIAEYVRQIQQKRRAAQKANLENAEVVKEENNS